A stretch of the Onychomys torridus chromosome 23, mOncTor1.1, whole genome shotgun sequence genome encodes the following:
- the LOC118573401 gene encoding 60S ribosomal protein L23a-like gives MTRPESHSPSSPQDTAALEAGTPSKCAEKKPAQPLHRVLLTTGSITKRKEDETLGFIVEVKANKPQIKQDVQRCYSCDAAQVNALIRSDRHKKAYVCFAA, from the coding sequence ATGACCCGGCCTGAGAGCCACTCACCTTCCAGCCCTCAAGACACTGCAGCCCTGGAGGCCGGAACACCCAGCAAATGTGCTGAGAAGAAACCAGCTCAACCACTACACCGAGTTCTCCTGACCACTGGATCAATcacaaagaggaaagaagacGAGACACTTGGGTTCATTGTGGAAGTCAAAGCCAACAAGCCCCAGATTAAACAGGATGTGCAAAGATGCTACTCCTGTGATGCGGCCCAAGTCAATGCCCTGATAAGGAGTGACAGACACAAGAAGGCATATGTATGTTTCGCTGCCTGA